A genomic region of Marinobacter sp. NP-4(2019) contains the following coding sequences:
- a CDS encoding CASTOR/POLLUX-related putative ion channel, translated as MLPFRIIDRIKFIVERQLVKGAGFQLLVVGVFIGLISLIGGLLVVPQGGAFDDIGSAIWWAFLRLTDPGYLGDDVGTWQRFVSTLLTISGYVVFMGTLVAILTRWLIAKMADLERGLTPVTLKNHIVVLGWTSQTLPLLSELLSSSGRVRRFLEKHDAQTLNLVVLSEHASAGQVHELRNEPGIRGKARQVILRSGLAIQPDALNRVACLDAAAVIVPSAAHEAGTLVTSDVETVKALLSIAAQARHFGAPLPFVVAEIQDIRKHPVIERAYPGAVEVVGGDATISRLMVQNILHPGLSEIYNELLTAGEGNEIYVRGGESIAGMTLGELAAQRPLAIVLGILKPKGNSWDVRLMAPSDTPIEMADRVIMLARDYSETEANLKLPSLPTITHGGAGRYLRKTADRPRTILVLGWNRRVPSLIAEFGSYAGQMFNVDIVSVVPAAERERDITRYLQDRQEVTCRHIEADYMVEDELRKVNPADYDAVILLSSDRLASGEEADARAMVGYLQLEDLLAESPHRPQLIMELSDPDNRHLLSGHQSEMMISPMILSHVLAQVALRRELRVVLDELFTAGGAEIQFRDPRDYPLPASVDFHLLERILSERGELALGVFRHGADVDGRRLELNPPRKCFLDLQPDDQLVVLANT; from the coding sequence ATGCTCCCATTTCGCATTATCGATCGGATTAAATTCATTGTAGAACGTCAACTGGTAAAAGGTGCCGGTTTCCAGTTGCTGGTGGTCGGTGTGTTTATCGGCCTGATTTCACTGATCGGTGGATTGCTGGTGGTGCCCCAGGGTGGTGCCTTCGACGATATCGGTTCGGCTATCTGGTGGGCGTTTCTGCGCCTGACCGACCCGGGGTATCTGGGTGACGATGTTGGCACCTGGCAGCGGTTTGTTTCGACACTGCTGACCATCAGTGGCTACGTGGTCTTCATGGGTACGCTGGTGGCGATCCTCACCCGCTGGTTAATTGCCAAAATGGCTGATCTGGAACGTGGGTTGACACCGGTTACCCTGAAGAACCACATAGTGGTACTGGGCTGGACCAGCCAGACCCTGCCTCTGCTTTCCGAGTTGTTGAGCTCATCGGGGCGTGTGCGCCGGTTTCTGGAAAAGCACGATGCCCAGACCCTTAATCTGGTTGTGCTCTCGGAACATGCCTCGGCCGGACAGGTCCATGAACTGCGGAACGAGCCAGGCATCAGGGGCAAGGCTCGTCAGGTTATTTTGCGTTCCGGTCTGGCTATCCAGCCAGACGCATTGAATCGGGTCGCCTGCCTGGACGCTGCGGCGGTGATTGTTCCCAGTGCGGCCCATGAGGCGGGCACACTGGTGACCTCCGATGTGGAAACAGTCAAGGCACTGCTGTCAATTGCAGCCCAGGCGCGGCACTTTGGTGCGCCTCTGCCATTTGTGGTGGCGGAAATTCAGGATATTCGCAAGCATCCGGTCATCGAACGCGCCTACCCGGGGGCAGTCGAAGTGGTGGGCGGGGATGCCACCATCAGTCGGTTGATGGTTCAGAATATTCTGCACCCGGGGTTATCCGAGATCTATAACGAACTCCTGACCGCTGGTGAAGGGAATGAGATCTACGTGCGTGGCGGTGAATCCATTGCTGGTATGACCCTGGGAGAACTCGCGGCCCAACGTCCGCTGGCCATCGTACTGGGGATTCTGAAGCCAAAAGGAAACAGTTGGGATGTGCGCCTGATGGCACCGTCGGATACCCCGATTGAAATGGCGGATCGGGTCATCATGCTGGCTCGTGATTACTCGGAAACCGAGGCCAACCTCAAGCTTCCGTCCTTACCGACCATCACCCATGGCGGGGCCGGTCGCTATCTTCGCAAGACTGCGGATCGTCCGCGAACGATCCTGGTGCTGGGCTGGAATCGCCGTGTGCCCAGTCTGATTGCGGAGTTTGGCAGTTATGCGGGGCAGATGTTCAATGTCGACATTGTATCCGTGGTGCCGGCTGCGGAAAGGGAGCGGGATATAACCAGGTACCTGCAGGATCGTCAGGAAGTGACCTGCCGCCATATTGAGGCGGATTACATGGTCGAGGATGAACTGCGCAAGGTGAACCCTGCGGATTATGATGCGGTTATCCTGTTGAGCAGTGACCGGTTGGCCTCTGGCGAGGAGGCTGATGCCCGTGCCATGGTGGGCTACTTGCAGCTGGAGGATCTCCTCGCCGAAAGCCCCCACAGGCCCCAGTTGATTATGGAACTGAGTGACCCTGACAATCGCCATCTGTTAAGTGGTCACCAGAGCGAAATGATGATCAGCCCGATGATCCTCAGTCATGTCCTGGCGCAAGTGGCCCTGCGACGGGAATTACGGGTGGTACTGGATGAACTGTTTACTGCGGGAGGCGCGGAAATCCAGTTTCGTGATCCCCGGGATTACCCGTTACCCGCAAGTGTCGATTTCCACCTGCTGGAGAGAATCCTGTCAGAGCGGGGCGAGTTGGCATTAGGGGTGTTCCGACACGGCGCGGATGTGGACGGCAGGCGCCTGGAATTAAACCCGCCGCGCAAGTGTTTTCTGGACCTTCAGCCCGATGACCAGTTGGTTGTGTTGGCGAATACCTGA
- the dauA gene encoding C4-dicarboxylic acid transporter DauA codes for MPHRAYLFSLRLAHGFREACLDEPYTGRRLSRDVMAGLTVGIIAIPLAMALAIASGVPPQYGLYTAFIAGFLIALLGGSRFSISGPTAAFVVILYPIAQSHGLGGLLLATLMSGILLVIMALMRLGRFIEYIPESVTLGFTGGIAVVIATLQVKDFFGLNIGAMPEHYWDKIAALAQGLPGIDAMSTLVAGTTLTTMLLWPRLKTPIPPHLPAVLIGSLLALFLNTSGADIATIGSRFSYLMPDGSAGTGIPPFLPEFAWPWQRPDVDGKPLGISWSMVQELLPAAFAIAMLGAIESLLCAVVLDGMTGKRHSANSELLGQGIGNIVTPFFGGITATAAIARSAANYKAGAESPVAAMIHAVVVLLALVYLAPFLAYLPMAAMAALLIMVAWNMSEAPKAVHLLKTAPKSDVLVFLTCFFLTVALDMVIAITTGILLAAVLFMREMAQMTRVTDITGNKRVVSAGLPDGWQVFKINGPLFFAAADRIFGELAGLSHNARGLILYMDGVTVLDAGGLSALNKLVDVCQAEGTRIIVADLQFQPLKTLARAGVGPVEGVSSFYPSLDAALTAVTTRAIG; via the coding sequence ATGCCGCACCGCGCCTACCTGTTTTCCCTGCGACTGGCCCACGGGTTTCGGGAAGCCTGTCTCGATGAGCCATACACTGGCCGGCGTTTGTCGCGGGACGTGATGGCCGGTCTGACGGTGGGAATTATTGCGATCCCGCTGGCCATGGCGCTGGCCATTGCCAGCGGTGTGCCGCCCCAGTATGGGCTCTATACCGCATTCATCGCCGGCTTCCTGATTGCCCTGCTTGGTGGCAGCCGGTTCAGCATATCCGGGCCGACCGCCGCATTTGTTGTCATCCTTTATCCCATTGCGCAATCCCACGGCCTGGGTGGCCTGCTGTTGGCGACGCTGATGTCCGGTATTCTGCTGGTGATCATGGCGTTGATGCGTTTGGGGCGTTTTATCGAGTATATTCCGGAATCTGTCACGTTGGGGTTTACTGGCGGTATCGCCGTGGTCATCGCAACCTTGCAGGTAAAGGATTTTTTTGGGCTGAACATTGGCGCCATGCCCGAGCATTACTGGGACAAAATCGCTGCGTTGGCCCAGGGGCTGCCAGGCATCGATGCGATGAGTACATTGGTGGCCGGCACAACACTGACCACCATGCTGCTGTGGCCCCGTTTGAAAACGCCCATTCCGCCACATCTTCCTGCTGTTCTGATCGGCAGTTTGCTGGCGCTCTTTCTGAATACCAGCGGTGCCGATATCGCAACCATCGGCTCCCGTTTCAGTTATCTGATGCCCGACGGTTCGGCCGGGACAGGCATTCCTCCCTTCCTGCCCGAGTTTGCCTGGCCCTGGCAGCGTCCGGATGTCGATGGCAAGCCGCTGGGAATCAGCTGGTCCATGGTGCAGGAGCTGCTGCCAGCAGCGTTTGCTATTGCCATGCTCGGCGCCATCGAATCCCTGTTGTGTGCGGTGGTACTCGATGGCATGACCGGAAAACGCCACAGTGCCAACAGCGAGTTGCTCGGCCAGGGCATCGGCAATATCGTCACCCCATTCTTTGGGGGAATTACGGCAACGGCGGCCATTGCCCGTTCCGCCGCCAACTACAAGGCCGGCGCCGAGTCTCCGGTGGCGGCGATGATACACGCCGTTGTGGTGTTGCTGGCGCTAGTCTATCTTGCTCCGTTCTTGGCATATCTGCCCATGGCAGCGATGGCCGCGTTGCTGATCATGGTGGCCTGGAACATGAGCGAAGCACCGAAAGCAGTTCACCTGCTGAAAACCGCTCCGAAAAGCGACGTACTGGTATTCCTCACCTGTTTTTTCCTGACCGTTGCGCTGGATATGGTGATCGCGATTACCACCGGTATCCTGCTGGCGGCGGTCCTGTTCATGCGGGAAATGGCTCAGATGACCAGGGTCACGGACATCACCGGAAACAAGCGTGTCGTGAGCGCCGGACTTCCCGATGGATGGCAGGTGTTCAAGATCAACGGGCCGTTGTTTTTCGCCGCAGCTGATCGAATCTTCGGCGAACTGGCCGGTCTGTCCCACAACGCCCGGGGCCTTATTCTCTATATGGATGGTGTAACGGTCCTGGACGCTGGTGGGTTGTCGGCGTTAAATAAGCTGGTTGATGTCTGTCAGGCCGAGGGCACCCGTATTATTGTTGCCGACCTTCAGTTCCAGCCGCTGAAAACCCTGGCGCGGGCAGGTGTGGGGCCTGTTGAGGGGGTCAGCAGTTTCTATCCCTCTCTGGATGCCGCCCTGACGGCGGTCACGACTCGCGCCATCGGCTAG
- a CDS encoding CopG family transcriptional regulator: protein MENRTARLTLLIDPQKKAAFEALCKEEDVTPSQKVRQFIREYVEARLGENWRENPPKS from the coding sequence ATGGAAAACCGCACGGCACGCCTGACCCTCCTGATAGATCCACAAAAGAAAGCCGCCTTTGAAGCCCTGTGCAAAGAAGAAGACGTTACACCCTCACAAAAAGTCCGGCAGTTCATCCGTGAATACGTAGAAGCAAGGCTTGGTGAAAACTGGCGGGAAAACCCACCAAAAAGCTGA
- a CDS encoding ChaN family lipoprotein, with the protein MKTLSFAQILLTCLFLTGCASLPDSQAPVLPPQSQYDAIITDDQGNVLSINQLASRLHSFDVVVIGEYHSHHGAHLLQSLLQSALYQQRPQQVLTMEQFTLDDQNELDLYLAGKSGESELIADAGAWPNYKASYRPLVEFSKARNIPVIAANAPADTVRCVGRKGEKYLNTLAIAERNRLPEPPFTDTPAYREKFFDMLGTNHHGSGPSARLENSYKAQLLRDNTMADQVIKALRDYPQHQVIHLTGTFHAENRLGMVAVLEKKRPNVSVAVISPAFWHSGDNLQSLVEAHQHKGNFLYFLQPLPQEYTDAERHRNAIREQFRQAADITCE; encoded by the coding sequence ATGAAGACATTATCCTTCGCCCAGATATTGCTTACCTGCCTGTTCCTTACGGGCTGCGCTTCTCTGCCTGACAGTCAGGCACCTGTGCTACCGCCGCAATCCCAATACGATGCCATCATCACCGATGACCAGGGGAACGTGCTCTCCATAAACCAACTGGCCAGCCGGCTGCACTCCTTCGATGTGGTTGTCATCGGCGAATACCATAGCCACCACGGCGCCCACCTGCTGCAATCACTATTGCAGTCAGCGTTGTACCAACAACGTCCGCAACAGGTGCTGACCATGGAGCAGTTCACCCTGGATGACCAGAACGAACTGGATCTCTATCTGGCAGGCAAGTCCGGCGAGTCCGAATTGATTGCCGATGCCGGCGCCTGGCCCAACTACAAGGCGTCCTATCGTCCCCTGGTGGAGTTCTCCAAGGCCCGGAATATTCCGGTGATCGCCGCCAACGCGCCGGCGGATACCGTTCGTTGTGTCGGACGCAAGGGTGAAAAATACCTGAACACTCTGGCGATAGCCGAACGCAACCGGTTGCCGGAGCCACCCTTCACAGATACCCCGGCTTACCGGGAGAAGTTCTTCGACATGCTGGGCACAAACCACCATGGCTCCGGCCCCAGTGCCCGCCTGGAAAACAGCTACAAGGCCCAACTCCTGCGGGATAACACCATGGCGGACCAGGTTATCAAGGCACTACGCGACTACCCCCAGCACCAGGTGATTCACCTGACGGGCACGTTCCACGCGGAAAATCGCCTGGGCATGGTAGCCGTGCTGGAGAAGAAACGTCCCAATGTATCAGTGGCCGTCATCAGCCCGGCGTTCTGGCACTCCGGAGATAACCTCCAAAGCCTTGTCGAAGCCCATCAGCACAAAGGGAATTTTCTGTATTTCCTGCAGCCTCTGCCGCAGGAATACACCGACGCCGAACGTCACCGCAATGCCATCAGGGAGCAGTTCCGCCAGGCCGCCGACATAACCTGTGAGTGA
- a CDS encoding macro domain-containing protein, whose translation MTDFTIECIQGDIAHQPDMDAVVNAANARLMPGGGVAGAIHAAAGPGLAEECRAKAPVKPGEAVITGAHDMPNAHIIHCLGPVYGVDEPSDRLLADCYRNALRLADQAGLTSVAFPAISAGAFGYPLEDALAVAVRTLREAAPKYPRVNKVRFVLFSEGDRRVCQAVLDRM comes from the coding sequence ATGACGGATTTCACCATTGAATGTATTCAGGGCGACATTGCCCATCAGCCTGACATGGACGCAGTGGTCAACGCCGCCAATGCCCGGCTTATGCCCGGTGGTGGTGTTGCCGGTGCCATTCACGCCGCGGCCGGACCGGGGCTGGCGGAAGAGTGCCGTGCCAAGGCACCCGTCAAGCCTGGTGAAGCGGTGATTACTGGCGCACATGACATGCCGAATGCCCATATTATTCACTGTCTTGGGCCGGTTTATGGGGTAGACGAGCCATCGGACCGGTTGCTGGCAGACTGTTACCGTAACGCTCTGAGGCTTGCTGACCAGGCAGGCCTTACGTCGGTGGCGTTCCCTGCGATCTCCGCGGGGGCTTTCGGTTACCCGCTGGAGGATGCACTGGCGGTGGCCGTTCGCACCCTCCGTGAGGCCGCGCCGAAATACCCCCGCGTCAACAAGGTACGATTTGTCCTGTTCAGTGAGGGGGACCGGCGGGTGTGTCAGGCCGTGCTGGATCGTATGTGA
- a CDS encoding beta-N-acetylglucosaminidase domain-containing protein yields MSTELGIIEGFYGPLWSWEERKELVMALEPHGYRFYLYAPKADAFLRRRWDEPHPQDAAVGLADFAHFCRRHGVRFGVGLSPYEVFNDFNDAARQALTTKLAFLDEIGVQELAILFDDMRSDTPDLAVRQVDIMHWIRDRTRAEQLTICPSYYSDDPVLDRVFGERPGDYLRTLGERLDPTIRVFWTGEEVCSREVSPGHLKRVSKVLGRKPLLWDNYPVNDGDRMSRHLHLRGFTGRPAANAAYLAGHAINPALQPTLTCIPAITLAESYRLGPDYQYGQAFRHAAREVLGIDLADEVMADLLVLQDAGLHRISADKKQALLDKYRGYSHAGAEEIVRWLSGVYQVTDEMVETQ; encoded by the coding sequence ATGAGCACTGAACTTGGAATCATCGAAGGTTTTTACGGTCCCCTGTGGAGCTGGGAGGAACGGAAAGAACTGGTGATGGCGCTGGAACCTCACGGTTACCGGTTTTATCTCTATGCTCCCAAGGCCGATGCCTTCCTGCGCCGGCGATGGGATGAGCCTCATCCACAGGATGCGGCGGTCGGGCTGGCGGATTTTGCCCATTTCTGTCGCCGGCATGGAGTACGCTTCGGGGTCGGCCTGAGCCCTTATGAAGTGTTTAACGACTTCAATGATGCAGCGCGGCAGGCACTGACAACGAAACTGGCGTTTCTGGATGAAATCGGTGTCCAGGAACTGGCGATCCTGTTTGATGACATGCGCAGCGACACCCCGGACCTGGCTGTCCGGCAGGTGGACATTATGCACTGGATCCGCGACCGGACCCGTGCGGAACAGCTGACGATCTGCCCTAGCTATTATTCCGATGATCCGGTGCTGGACCGAGTGTTCGGGGAGCGTCCCGGAGATTATCTGAGGACGCTGGGCGAACGGCTGGATCCGACCATCCGCGTGTTCTGGACCGGTGAGGAGGTGTGTTCGCGGGAAGTGTCCCCGGGGCACCTCAAGCGGGTCAGCAAGGTCCTCGGTCGTAAGCCCCTGTTGTGGGACAACTACCCGGTCAATGACGGTGACCGCATGTCGCGGCACCTGCACCTCCGGGGCTTCACCGGGCGACCGGCGGCCAATGCCGCGTATCTGGCCGGGCACGCCATCAATCCGGCGCTGCAGCCGACACTGACCTGTATACCCGCCATTACCCTGGCGGAAAGCTACCGACTGGGGCCCGATTATCAGTACGGACAGGCTTTCCGTCATGCCGCGCGGGAAGTCCTGGGCATCGACCTCGCTGATGAGGTCATGGCGGACTTGCTGGTTCTGCAGGATGCCGGTCTTCATCGAATCAGTGCTGACAAAAAACAGGCATTGCTCGACAAATACCGGGGGTATTCCCACGCGGGTGCCGAGGAAATCGTCCGTTGGTTATCGGGTGTTTATCAGGTCACGGACGAAATGGTGGAGACCCAGTAA
- a CDS encoding acyltransferase family protein, which translates to MAESSQRLAALDALRGIAALGVVLFHYLPYYDQLYGHTFTPPAILDFGRYGVHLFFILSGFVILMTLERTRTPGWFGLARAFRLMPALWAGVAITFLMVHALGPEDRAVSFGSALLNVTLLHEYLEFPHVDGAYWSLVIEATFYCWIALLFYGLREWGRIRAALWLWVAISYAGVIWWKAIPDTLDFLIKDLLFVKYAPLFVSGMLIYRWYQHGRPMAIDGLLLAVAIGHALIAYKSPFNVFVLGCYGVFVLAVAGYLNVLTNRAMLWLGSLSYALYLVHQNIGYGVITWTYEAGLPGWAGVCLALLLALVIASAIHYSIEKPALRWFRKIRNKPAEHLEIPLRPTS; encoded by the coding sequence ATGGCGGAATCCTCACAGCGGCTGGCTGCTCTTGATGCACTCCGGGGTATTGCTGCCCTCGGCGTGGTGCTGTTTCATTATCTGCCTTATTACGATCAATTGTACGGCCATACGTTCACACCCCCGGCGATACTGGATTTTGGTCGCTATGGCGTGCACCTGTTTTTTATTCTGAGTGGCTTCGTGATCCTCATGACCCTGGAACGGACCCGGACGCCTGGCTGGTTCGGGCTGGCCCGGGCTTTTCGTCTGATGCCTGCGCTGTGGGCCGGTGTCGCGATAACCTTCCTGATGGTCCATGCGCTGGGGCCGGAAGATCGTGCCGTCAGCTTCGGCAGCGCCTTGCTGAACGTCACCTTGCTGCATGAATATCTGGAATTCCCTCATGTTGATGGCGCTTACTGGAGCCTGGTGATTGAGGCCACGTTCTATTGCTGGATCGCGCTGTTATTCTATGGCCTTCGGGAATGGGGCCGTATTCGCGCCGCCCTGTGGCTCTGGGTGGCGATCAGCTACGCCGGTGTCATCTGGTGGAAAGCTATTCCCGATACCCTGGATTTCCTGATCAAGGACCTGTTGTTCGTGAAGTATGCACCACTGTTCGTCAGTGGCATGCTGATCTACCGTTGGTATCAGCACGGTCGGCCGATGGCTATCGACGGGCTGCTGCTCGCCGTTGCAATCGGCCACGCACTGATTGCGTATAAATCACCGTTCAATGTCTTCGTGCTTGGTTGTTACGGAGTATTCGTGCTTGCGGTAGCGGGTTATCTCAACGTCCTGACCAACCGCGCGATGCTCTGGCTCGGCAGCCTGTCCTATGCCCTTTATCTGGTTCATCAGAACATTGGTTACGGCGTGATCACCTGGACCTACGAAGCCGGCCTGCCCGGCTGGGCGGGTGTCTGCCTGGCGCTGTTGCTGGCACTCGTGATCGCCTCGGCTATTCACTACAGCATCGAGAAGCCTGCGCTGAGGTGGTTCCGGAAAATCCGGAACAAACCCGCGGAACACCTCGAAATCCCCCTACGACCTACGTCTTAG
- a CDS encoding TRAP transporter substrate-binding protein: MKIRSVLSATVLAVATTLASAQALAQDTFTLRLAETWGPNFPIFGDTTKRFAETVEKMSDGRLKVRIDSANKHKAPFGVFDMVKAGQYDMGHSASYYWKGKVPETLFFTSMPFGMNAMEQYAWFYHGGGMELMQEVYEPHNMLSFPGGNTGVQMGGWFRKEIKSLDDLQGLKMRIPGFAGEVFAEVGVNPTNIAPGELYTALERNTIDAVEWVGPALDLRLGFQQIADYYYTGWHEPATELQFLVNKRVWDKLPADLQEIMRVAMRTASYDMLVHSQHENAKAWANIKEEYPNVQIKQFPNDIFQAMYDANKKLLKESAEGSEMAAKIIESQQNYLEQSRAYTDISERAYLNTMTEVE; this comes from the coding sequence ATGAAGATCCGTTCTGTTCTTTCCGCAACTGTGCTGGCAGTCGCAACTACCCTTGCCTCCGCACAGGCGCTTGCCCAAGATACCTTTACACTCCGTCTCGCCGAAACCTGGGGACCGAACTTCCCGATCTTCGGTGACACCACCAAACGCTTCGCCGAAACCGTTGAAAAAATGTCCGACGGACGGCTGAAGGTCCGCATTGATTCCGCCAATAAGCACAAGGCCCCTTTCGGCGTCTTTGACATGGTCAAGGCCGGCCAGTACGACATGGGCCACTCCGCGTCTTACTACTGGAAGGGTAAGGTGCCAGAGACCCTGTTTTTCACCAGTATGCCCTTCGGCATGAATGCCATGGAGCAGTATGCCTGGTTCTACCATGGCGGCGGCATGGAGCTGATGCAGGAAGTCTATGAGCCCCACAACATGCTGTCGTTCCCCGGCGGTAACACCGGCGTACAGATGGGCGGCTGGTTCCGCAAGGAAATCAAATCCCTGGACGATCTTCAGGGCCTGAAAATGCGCATCCCCGGCTTCGCAGGCGAAGTGTTTGCAGAAGTGGGCGTTAACCCGACCAACATCGCGCCGGGTGAACTCTATACCGCGCTTGAACGCAACACCATTGATGCGGTTGAGTGGGTCGGTCCGGCCCTGGATCTGCGTCTGGGCTTCCAGCAGATTGCTGACTATTACTACACCGGCTGGCACGAGCCTGCTACCGAGCTCCAGTTCCTGGTGAACAAGCGCGTCTGGGACAAGCTGCCGGCGGACCTGCAGGAAATCATGCGTGTGGCCATGCGCACCGCATCCTACGACATGCTGGTGCACTCCCAGCATGAAAACGCCAAAGCCTGGGCCAACATCAAGGAAGAATATCCGAACGTGCAGATCAAGCAGTTCCCGAATGACATCTTCCAGGCGATGTACGATGCCAACAAGAAACTGCTGAAGGAATCCGCTGAAGGCAGCGAGATGGCGGCCAAAATCATTGAGTCCCAGCAGAACTACCTGGAGCAGAGCCGTGCCTATACGGACATTTCCGAGCGGGCGTACCTCAACACCATGACCGAAGTCGAGTAA
- a CDS encoding TRAP transporter small permease subunit, with product MRWIIKLDEGLARLSILCGWIACVAMILMAANVFYDVVARYAFNDVSIGMQEMEWHLYSVVFLFGIPYALRTDGHVRVDVFYTRWSNKAKAWVNLVGAFIFVIPFAYLIGTYGYDFAVDSYNMGEGSGDPGGLPHRWIIKSVIPLTAIFTAIAGLNMATFALRVMSGEKEYEGEHSGGGLA from the coding sequence ATGCGGTGGATTATCAAACTGGACGAGGGCCTGGCCCGACTGTCCATTCTCTGTGGCTGGATTGCCTGTGTCGCAATGATACTGATGGCAGCCAACGTCTTTTACGATGTTGTCGCCCGCTACGCCTTTAACGATGTTTCAATCGGCATGCAGGAAATGGAATGGCATCTTTACTCGGTGGTGTTCCTGTTCGGGATTCCCTACGCGTTGCGCACGGACGGCCATGTTCGGGTCGATGTCTTCTATACCCGCTGGAGCAACAAAGCCAAGGCCTGGGTCAATCTGGTGGGCGCGTTCATTTTTGTCATTCCGTTTGCCTACCTGATCGGCACCTATGGCTACGACTTCGCCGTGGATTCCTACAACATGGGTGAAGGCAGCGGCGATCCCGGCGGTCTCCCCCATCGCTGGATCATCAAGTCAGTGATCCCGCTGACAGCCATCTTCACCGCCATCGCCGGTCTCAACATGGCGACGTTCGCATTGCGTGTCATGTCCGGTGAAAAAGAATACGAAGGCGAGCACAGCGGAGGGGGACTGGCATGA
- a CDS encoding TRAP transporter large permease has protein sequence MIGMIMFGAALIMLMLGFPVAFTFGGVALFFGVFAEGMDLFAFMPYRIMSVMQNTVLMAVPLFIFMGVVLQRTRLAEQLLTSMGRLFGGLPGGLAISTILVGALLAASTGVVGASVVAMGLISLPVMLAHKYDKRLATGTICASGTLGQIVPPSIILIILGDVLGLPVGDLFKAAVWPGVVLIGLYIAYILIMTRFKPETAPAMPDESGVSRKREIFDALLAIIPPLALIVVVLGSIFTGIATPTESSALGGVGAVVLAIIYRQFSFKMVWDASKDTVKVTAMVFAILIGATAFSMVFSYTGGDYLLEEWLLQLPGEKWGFIILAMLVILVLGFFIDFVEISFIIVPILAPVAEALGINMLWFAILIAMNLQTSFLTPPFGFSLFYLKGVAPPNVRTTDIYKGVLPFILLQMLVLALIVIFPEWFGMSSSY, from the coding sequence ATGATCGGCATGATAATGTTTGGTGCGGCCCTCATCATGCTGATGCTGGGCTTCCCGGTGGCGTTCACTTTTGGTGGCGTAGCGCTCTTCTTCGGTGTGTTTGCCGAGGGCATGGATCTGTTTGCCTTCATGCCCTACCGCATCATGAGCGTGATGCAGAATACCGTCCTGATGGCCGTCCCCCTGTTTATTTTCATGGGCGTTGTACTACAGCGCACCAGGTTGGCGGAACAGTTGCTCACCTCCATGGGACGCCTGTTTGGCGGCCTGCCCGGCGGCCTGGCCATCTCAACGATCCTGGTGGGCGCACTCCTCGCGGCATCAACCGGCGTGGTGGGTGCCAGCGTTGTGGCCATGGGCCTGATTTCATTGCCGGTGATGCTGGCTCACAAGTACGACAAGCGCCTTGCGACCGGGACCATTTGTGCCTCCGGTACCCTGGGACAGATCGTGCCGCCTTCGATCATACTGATCATTCTGGGTGATGTGCTCGGCCTGCCGGTGGGTGACCTGTTCAAGGCCGCCGTATGGCCCGGCGTCGTGCTGATCGGCTTGTACATTGCCTATATCCTGATCATGACCCGCTTCAAACCGGAAACGGCACCGGCCATGCCGGATGAAAGCGGCGTATCCCGTAAACGGGAGATTTTCGATGCGCTTCTGGCCATCATTCCGCCGCTGGCACTGATCGTCGTGGTACTGGGTTCAATTTTCACCGGCATTGCCACACCCACGGAATCCTCGGCGCTGGGCGGCGTGGGAGCAGTGGTTCTGGCTATCATTTATCGCCAGTTCTCCTTCAAAATGGTGTGGGATGCCTCCAAGGATACCGTCAAGGTCACCGCCATGGTGTTCGCCATCCTGATCGGTGCCACCGCGTTCTCCATGGTGTTCAGCTACACCGGTGGCGACTATCTGCTGGAAGAATGGTTGCTGCAGCTGCCGGGCGAGAAATGGGGCTTCATCATCCTGGCCATGCTGGTCATTCTGGTGCTGGGCTTCTTCATCGATTTCGTGGAAATTTCGTTCATCATCGTGCCGATCCTGGCACCGGTGGCCGAAGCCCTGGGCATCAACATGCTGTGGTTTGCCATTCTGATTGCAATGAACCTGCAGACCAGTTTCCTGACGCCCCCATTCGGATTCTCACTGTTCTACCTCAAAGGGGTCGCCCCACCCAATGTTCGGACAACAGATATCTACAAAGGGGTCCTCCCCTTTATTCTGCTCCAGATGCTGGTGCTGGCGCTCATTGTGATTTTCCCGGAATGGTTCGGGATGAGTTCTTCCTACTAG